The following is a genomic window from Peromyscus leucopus breed LL Stock chromosome 12, UCI_PerLeu_2.1, whole genome shotgun sequence.
TTTACTACACCCTTTCCCTTTACTTCATCCAGATTTCTACAAAAACATCTGTAGCATTCCAGGGCCATGCACAGGCCCCTTTCTGCTGAGAGAAAGTCTTCCTTGCTATTCTGGCTGCCGTAATCCAGGTTCTCACCCTCTTCAGCCTTCATTGAAAACCTGGCTCTAGTCTTTTTCCTGagtaatattattaaaatatctgtTTACACGTTTCTGAGTTACCTTCCCTTTAGATTGCCGGCTCCTTAAAGAGCATTCCCATActggttttctgtgtttctcataGACCCACACAACACATGCAAGTGTTTTGGTTTTATATGTACGTTAGTATTTACACATTTTCTAGGACCGATCTTTGTTCTTTGTGGAGACGTGGAGCAGGAGGTCTCAGAACTCATCCGCTGACTCAGTGTCCCAGCTGCAGGACAGCAGCTGTTCATCCTGAGGGAACTCAACTTCAACATCATACAcaaagctggggtcatccttccTCTTCTGGTTTTTCTCAAACAGTTCATCCATGATGCTCTTCCTTTTGGCCAGCTCCTTGTCGTCTAGTTTGTTCAGGTCTTCCTCGGGGTCAATGGTTGTTTCCCGTTGAATCTGCTCCATCGTTTCTGCCAAGCTCTGCCCCTGCAAGTAACCGCGTAAAAAGACGAACAGCTTCTCCAGCTGTTTCAGGGACACCTGTTCTAGGTAACTCTTGTGCCGTGGATTATTCTTTAGTTGTTCAGCAGCTCGGGTGCAATCTAGGGGGGAGAAAAGCATACATAGATCACACAGATCATACCTACCACAAACTACTGTAAGGACTAAGACAGACCAAAACCCTGAGATCACTAGCTCCAAGGTAGCCAACTAGCTAAAGAGGTTTATGGAAATCgattattattctttagaattCTTTTACAAGTAAATTGAGTTTCGTAGGATATAATCATGTTGTTATGtagcagtttatttatttatttttctgagattaAAACATAACAACCCggtgtggggggaaggggagggaagaggaagaaggggaaactgtggccgggatgtaaaataaatagataaacaaataaaaaaagaaagaaagaaagcttaaaaacaaaacaacaacaaaaaacaaaacaaaacaagcattcCATCCTATAGGGAAGCTCCTTCAGACAAAAAGACAATGATTCAGAACAACTCCAGGGAATCCCTAAAACTGAGCAGATtcactccatccttccttccttagaaTAAACAGGAGTGCCCAGGGCCACTCCTAGGGAGCCAAGCTGCCCGAAAGGCCCTTGAGACCAGCCACACccctaaaagaaacaaaacccagcgCAGCTGCCTAAAAGAGGCTCAAGCCAACTGGGTCCACGCAAGAGGACGACGCTCTCCCGCCTGTGGAGCAGCCTGCAGGCTGCGCAGTGAGCGCCAGGTCTGTGAGTGCCAGGTCTGTGAGCGCCAGGTCTGTGAGCGCCAGGTCTGTGAGCTTCAGTCACTCGTGCCGGGTGTGAGGGATGtggctgtctttgagtcatttctgctcctgtgagcaacccctcacccatattcctgtaaggaaCCCTCTAAAGCTCACTGATTCACCAGACTGGACTTCAGTGGTATTTacactttggtctgtcatgggctccctatttgagatacacataaatatgctgtgtctcctaggaaacacttgtcacacagcacacacacacaccacgcacccgcgtgcctgtaatcctagcatttggaagaaCTGGGAAGACAGACTGTcttaggctagcctggactacttaACTAGATCCTGCcttataaacaaaacacacaactggatggtatggtggtgcatgtttaTAATTGCTTCTcatctcagcattagggaggctgaagcaggaggatattCATGAGTTCATGCCAGCTGAGGTgacagagagatcctgcctcaaaaaataccCCAAATAGCTGGCTGGTGgtgtcacatgcttttaatcccatgcctttaattttatatgtatgtgtaccatgtgtgtgcagtaccagcAGAGGCCACAAGGGGATGTCAGATCacatggaattggagttagaagatagctgtgagccaccaggtgggtgctgggaattgaacccaggtcctcagcaagagcagcaagtgcttgtaactgctgaaccatctctctagaccctaaataaaacattttaaataagtaaataaacctaGCTTTGGTATGGAGAGAGCAatatggattttttcttttttactttcttaacTAAAAATTACTTTGGGGGATGTTAAAAACTttcaactgaagaaaatgtcaaagGATGAAAAAtgccataatttttatttattttagagactcactatgtagctttttCTGGCCTAGagatcactctgtagaccaggtttggccttgaactcacagagatccacctgcctctgcctcctgggtgctgggattaaaggagtgcatgcCTGGCAAAAAAAATGGCATAGTTTTTAAAAGGCAGCCATGTGACACTAATAAAATGCTGTCTACAAGTAAAAAAACctttggagaaagagagaaggaaatttAGTATTATTAAACAGTAGTATATCATTTAATTTATAactattctaaaataataaatcacCAATTCTTTAACTGTTAaaaagaatagattaagaaacTCTTAGTCAGGGCTTCatgactgtgataaaacaccatgaccaaaagcaagttggagagaaaaggtttatttggcttacacttccatgacATAGTCCAtgattgaaggaagtcaggaaagaaacttaaacagggcaggaacctgggggcaggagctggtgcagaggtcacagaggagtgctgcttactggcttgctccccatggcttgctcagcctttcttattccacccaggaccacctgcccaggggtgcccCCCGccccagtgggctgggtcctcccacatcaatcactaaccaAGACAATGCCCTCAGGtttgtccacaggccagtctgttgGGGACGTTGTCTCAATTGACATTCCCTCTTCCTaaacgactctagcttgtgtcaggctgacataAAAATACCAGCACAGGAACTGAAGTTTATAAACAATAAGTGATTTCATCAAGGTAACAATCTAGTCCCTGATAAAGTCATGATTTAAACCTAAGTTTAACTCTGAAGAACCTCTCATTCCATTGCACGAAACTAAaaacctctctcttctctctccctccctccctccctccctccctctccttttctctctcagtgGGGACTGCATCCAGGACCCTGCACAtgttaggtaagtgctctacaTTCCATCCCCAACAGaacttttatgtatgtatgtatgtatgtatgtatgtatgtatgtatgtatgtattttttgagacagattatCTCAAGTTATCCAGGCTTGAATTTTCaattttcctgtctcagcctctttaaagtgtttggattataggtatatgccacTATACCTGATTATGTCAGGCTATTTTTATTAAGTGATTTAAGAATATTTAAGACAGgaggcaagggctggagagatggctcaatggttaggggcacttgctgttcttgcagggtTCCCAAGTTCAGTGACCCAATCAGGCAACGCACAGGCttgtagctccagcttcagggatctCATGTCCTCTTCTAGTCCCCGTAGACACCACGTGCATGGCAAACACTCACACagtcacatatacataaatacataaaaataaagttaaaaagagAGGCGGCGAGATAAAACAGGGGTACCTGAGAACTTGGAGAAGTTTCGGACCGGCATGATGCGCTGGCGACTCTTTCCTTGGGTTTCGTTGTCATATATTAAGATGATGGCTGGGGGCTGGAACCTAATTCCGCATTTCTTGGCAACACATTTCATTTTCACATAAAATTCAGGGTAAGCTGAAGGAAATCTGATAAAAATGGGATAGCTGtagaacaagttccagaaaaAGGCAGGCTGAATGGAGCTGGGTATTGAATATAtctgccttctccttctccttctccttctccttcatgGATCTTAGCCCCAGAACTATTGGCCCAGCTAACAAGTTCAAGACTTTGAGGGCCTCCTGGGAAGTTCAGtttggcccaggctagcctcgttTGTTGGATCTCTGAGTCTCTGCTTTTTTGGGATGCAGGTCGTTCCCACATGAGTTAGGCAATGCCATTCGGTCTGGACCCCTTAGTGTACTTCATTCTTACCAGAGATTACGCGGGCACCTGAGCCCAGCAGTCGACCTACAGAACCATTTGGATTTTCAGGTAAAGGACGTCTGAATCACCTCTGTCAATAGCAAGGTATTATGGTCCTtcacactttctccttttttgagTCAGTGTCTCATCTAGCCccgactggccttgaacttgttatgtagtggaggatgatcttgaacttctgatcttcctgtctctactttcccaGTGTTGGAACTATAGGCATGTGCAACCGAGCCTGGTTTCTGGGGTGCTAcaaatggagcccagggcttcatgcacaccaggcaagcactctgccagccagctacatcctcagcactttcttcttttagataAACATTTTATACTGAGAGGTTCactattgttggttgtttttgctcttttgagggggccgccacccagctcccaaataaatcacacggaggcttattcttaattatgaatgtctggccttagcttggcttgttttgcttaataatttagccagctttacttaaattatcccgtctaccctTGGCTTCggagcttttccttttctattcctgtatacctttctttgtttcttactccgtggcttgccatgtagctgggtggctggcccctgagttctcctccttctctcgtgCTCttctcttccagatttctccttctatttattctctctgcctgccagccctacccatttctctctcctaccttgctattggccgttcagctctttattagaccatcaggtgttttagacaggcacagtaacacagcttcacagagttaacacatgcaacataaacaaaagtaacacaccttaaaataatattccccacgACAGTTCACTAGACCAGATCTACCACCCCTTGTACTGTCTTAATTCTTTTCTTCATCAAgaggttatttttaaaatcattacttACCATCTATCTTCCCTGTTAGTCTACTTGCTCTAGGAAGTCAAGAAGTGTGTCCATTTTCATTAAGTTCTTAGCTCATATCTGGAACACAATAAGGGTAATACTTAACGCTGTGTATTAATACAAACTAAGGTTCCTATACATTATCCCGGGGCATTGGGGCAGGAGTTAGGTGCTGTTTGTTACACATTGTGAAATAATATGAAGTACCGTAAGCCGTTACTAGAATTGTTAGTTTTGGGTTGCAGCTTCTTTCTGTGAATGATTGAGACCATGTGGGGCAGTGGTTCCACAGGCCCTTCTCTTACTCCTCATAGCAGCCCCTTTCCTTGTAATTGGACAGACTCAGATTTCCTTCCTTTACTGTTTCTCTGAGGATACTGTAGAAGAACCACAGCGGAAAACAGCCATCATGAGCACTCCAGCCAGCCTGCACAGGCTTTGGAAAGCAAGGGCACACCAGGCCCAAGCCTCAGTGAGTTGTGGTAATCCTATGTTCGCCCAAGCCAGAGGGGCAGTAACCCTGGTGGCTCAGCAGCGGGTCATTAAAAGGCTTTCCAAATGGCCTTTTCCATCCTGCTTTTGATCTTTAGTATTAGCAGACCAGACTGAGCTATCAACACAAAGAAGACATGGTAAAATGGGCACACTCATAGCAGCCTCCTTCCTGGCGGTAGTAGTCGCAGCCCCAAGAAGACAATTGAAGGTTCCAGAGAGTAGGtaactgtggtggtctgaataaaaatggcccctaaaggccCATAGGGAGCGGCaggattaggaaatgtggccttgttggagtaggtgtgtctttgttggaggaatTATGTCACAGATGTCTTCCTGTTGCCCATGGATCAAGATGTTGAactctcagccgggcggtggtggcgcacgcctttaatcccagcactcgggaggcagagccaggcggatctctgtgagttccaggccagcctggtctccaaagcgagttccaggaaaggcgcaaaggaacacagagaaaccctgtctcgaaaaaccaaaaaaaaaaaaaaaaaaaaaaagatgttgaactctcagctccttctccagaaccttgtctgcctgcatgctgccatgcttcctg
Proteins encoded in this region:
- the Cep19 gene encoding centrosomal protein of 19 kDa, whose product is MKCVAKKCGIRFQPPAIILIYDNETQGKSRQRIMPVRNFSKFSDCTRAAEQLKNNPRHKSYLEQVSLKQLEKLFVFLRGYLQGQSLAETMEQIQRETTIDPEEDLNKLDDKELAKRKSIMDELFEKNQKRKDDPSFVYDVEVEFPQDEQLLSCSWDTESADEF